The Tenebrio molitor chromosome 5, icTenMoli1.1, whole genome shotgun sequence genome segment tttaaagatttatgTGACCGTTTTAATACACCTTGGACcggaaaaaatccaaaaatctGACTCCATGCAAGTGACAAACGCATGGACGAATGTATGTTATCAacagatttttgattttcaattacCCAATAATCAATATTATGATTTCTCATAATGTACTCGTACGAGTATACTGTTTTGACTGAATAAGCTAATCAAACTACATTCAGTGTTGAACATGTGAAGAGGATAAATAATATCAGATATTGATCTATGTTTCAAATATGTTATATATTGACAAAAACAAAGATAATtgtgtaatttgttttttgaacaTAGAGTACAAACGTAGTAAATTGTACTACGATTTATCCTTGGTTtagttaatttattaaataaaaaattcgcGTTATAATCtattaagatttttttctaatgaaCCTGGGTTTAAAAAGACGTGTAGTGCGTCTTTGGtattgggtgttcatttaaatttctcctcaaagttagcgttgaagaggcgattgtgaacgcaccactcgtcagtctgaatggtaaaaaaatacaaacaacgcaaaaagtgaggttagtgTTAAACAGCTGATTAGTCATGTGTAATCCGTGGTGAGTTCACAATAGACTCTTCAACCTCTACTTTAAGGATAAATAAACATATACATATAAACAtgtgtattttattataaacataataaacacaaaaattagaatttttgcAACAGATATTAGTtagattaattattattaactgtgCTATTCCATTGTGGTTTACAAATATTATCTTTAAAATCCTCATTACTTTGAAGTAATTGCGCATTGAACTGCATTAGAACTAATTCGTAAGTTACTATGGCTCCAGCAATCTAAAATAAATGGTTCAAATTCGCCTAAACCTGTCTGAaggtacattattttttatacgcACTTGCAATATTAATCCTTTAGTTATCTTGAAAAAATTCTTGCCAGTAATAATAAGATTACTTTTAATGACTTGATCGATGAAGCGTTCCAcctgaaataaatatttcatgaCCAACACAAAAAGAAAACTGTGTCAGCTTACTTCAGCATTGTATACAGAGGAAGGAACAGAAAACAGCAAgggcaaaatttttttgctctcTTCATTTATCCAAGATCCGTAGAAGGATACACTGACTAGTCGCGTGATCAAAAATCCGAACGATATGAAATAGTAAACCTTTCTTAAAGTACTCTTCAACTGTCGTACACTTCCAAAAAGCTGAATCAAGATGAAGTACAAATTAGTACCGTACGACACCAGTACAATATAGGACAACTTGTTGTCTAAGAAAGAACATAATTTACAAAGTGTGTAGTGCTCTTCGCGCATCTTTTTCCAACATCTCGGATTTTTCGTCTAGAAATTTTCgatgtttatttcaaaaaaatagtaaGTACCAAATACAAACTTGGGATCTTAAGAGAAGTTCCAATTTCGTAACAAACTGTTTAAGTCTAAAGACAAAAGCGGTACtcatcaaaattataaaaacgtCTGTATAAGTCCAAGAAAAGGTGGTTCTTAGGACGATCATTTGCAAAAACAGAGCTTTCCACAAAGCATAACCAGTCCAATAAAACACGTGAAAATaaagttttgtgaaaaaatttcTCAAGCCTTCTTCCACAGATTCGCATGTCCAGGTAATTTGTATGATGAGGTAAACCTGAACTAAAATATGTTCCACTGAAAACGCTAACatgtttaagaaaaattgacTGTAGATATAGATTGCACCTGCAGCAATCAGCAAAAATGTGACAgtgagaatttttaattttcttttcaaacCAGTACTTATTCCGACAGTTCCCATAGTGATCTCAAGGTCATGCCATTTGTCCATGAACTGTGGCCAATCCTTTGCCAGTTTAAAAAAGAGCAGGTTAGAAAACAAGCCGGAAACATTAAATAGTACGTCTGCTAAAAATgtccaatttaaaatttacaaacgaGTAGTAGATAAAAGTCGACACTTACTAATTCCTTCTAAAGAAGAATCAAGAGTTACAGCTTTCCAAATAACAACAATCAATACAAAGCAAAGGAGAAATAAGCAGATCAACGAATATAAAGTTTTAAAAGCGCACCAAGAGAATTTCAAGGCTCTATGATCAGGACTTCTTAGGCCTCCCAACGGGAAAAATCCGAATATTTGTAGCAAAACTAACGAAAATCTGAGGGAAGGGTGTATATTGATCAGATCTGTTCTGTTTGTTATTCCTTTTGGTCCGCTCATTATAACTTGCTTGCTAATGCATGAGTCGATACCGTGAAAAGCTGCTGAGCTTTGTTAAGTGTGTATTTACGACTATGTGTGATGTCAACTCGTCAGAAAATTTACTTCGAGGCAATGTAAGGAAACTGAAATAAACGCACATTGTGTGTGTTGTGTTTGTGATTACTGATTACTTAATAAATGAAtcgatttatttttctgttgaacaaaaacaattcaaaaacAACTAATTTCAACGTTCAAGCTTTTCTTAGAATACAGAAATAATGTTTACTTGAATGTCGTGACAATATTACGTATCGCATTGAAACATCGACACGATATCGTCAATAAAGGAATGATCACGTGAGGTAAATAATGATCttggaaataaatttaaatagaaatataaaaaaagatCGTGCactaaaaaatggaaaataatttcagtttgtACAATGTGGAAATAtattgggtgttcatttaaatttctcctcaaagttggcgttgaagagtcgattgtgaacgcaccactcgtcagtctgcatagtaaaaaaccaaacaaCATAAAAAGTTAGgtcagctgatccgtgatctgtaattcgtggtgcgttcacaatcgactcttcagcgccaactttgaggataaataaacacccgatatgTGCAAGGAATACCTAATGCAACGGAAGCAACGATTACCTACTTTTAGTTACCATATTGTCTTGTTTCTACCAAAAGTTATTACCTAATATTTTTATCCAAATGGAGttaataatagtagtttatgcaacaagtgcgtAAAGTAGTATTTTCCTTTAGGAAACCTGTACTAATGGTTgtagaaaatatgtaaaaataacaaaaaacacTGGTTTATTCccttctttaataaaaaaaaaaccgatttCTTGTGAATTATCAATTCAAACGTGGTTTTGGGATAACAAGgattaaaatagaaaatattctTGCGGTAAAACGTCGCAATAAAACACATGTTCCACAATATTACAAGTAATTTAAATGAGAGAAATCGTTTTACCAAAGGTAATGTCTTCGTTAAGATATTGCGTTACAaggacgttaaaaaataatattatttgtGATTTCTTGATTTTTTGCTACTGTACCATAAACGATAAGCCACGATAAACTGTATATCTACTCAGATctgtaaattatttaacacaGCCAGTAAGAGCCATTGTCCAAAATGTGGTGCTGCATATTTTCAGGTTCTTGCAGCAAATAATTGTTGAACTGAATTAAGACTAATTCGTAGGCTACGATAGCGCCAGCAAtctagaataaaataaattaacgaaAATCAAAGCTGATGACAAGAcaaactttcaaaattaatcctcgagtaatttggaaaaaattctttCCAGAAATTCCTACTGATTTATGAGTAATTTGATAAATCAATCTTTCAATCTAAAAGAAAACGAATTGAATCAGAACAAAGAGATAGTTAAATCAAAACCAGGACCTCGAAATTATAAACTACCGATGGTGTAGAAAGGAGTTGTCGCAGAATGTTTCGATTTTCGTCGTTGATAGAAGCTGCGCTTAAACTCACACAAATTAATCTTAATATAAGAAACACCAAAGACATAACAAAGTACATTCTCTGCAAAATATCGTTGATTGGTCTTAACGTATTAAACAGTTGtgccaacaaaaaatataaattgccGAAGAAAGACATCAGAACTAAATAAGATATTTTTTGGTCTAGTTGAAAACACAAGCGACACAGCCTGTGATGTTCTTCTCTGACATTTCTCCAAACCAGAATTGTTTTCACCTGCAAAAAAGGTTAACCAAAGTAGATAGTGGAGTTTTGGGTTACCTTCGACGCTATTAAAGCTTCAATTTTAGCTCTAGATTGATTCATTCTTACGGCAAAAGCTTGACTGATCAGTATTATAAAAGTGTCGATGTAAATCCAGCAGAAggttatttgaaaatttgtcaCCTGGTCATTTGCAATATTAGTAATGGCAGTAAACGTACAATAAGCTACCTGAAAAATTGCAGCTTTCCACAATGAATAATCAAGGGGCCCGTCAAAAATAAACGGAAAGGATGCGTTGACGTAATAGTGGCGAATCCCATCAGAAAGAGTTTTACTGCATTTTATGGAGTCCACAAGTCTGTAGCTTTCTAGAGGAATGTGATCAACTAAAATAAAACCGACTTGTAACTATAATAACGTAATAAGATTGTTAATAAACCTAAGAAACCGAGAGTGAACCAACCCAAAATTAagttgatttttctttttgtgttGGTGCTAATTCCAAAATTCCCCATTGCGATCTCGACGCTGTGCCAATCTTTCATAAACTGAGGCCACTCCTTGGCCAGTTTTATGAAAAACACACTAGAGAAAACGGgacaaatcaaataaatgaagCAATCTAAAAACATCTTACATTATTGGAGTAAAGTAtacaaacgaaaaaaattactcatctgcaaaatgtttatttcaacAGTGACCATTCTGTACAACTGACAGACTGCTGAGAAAACTGTCATCAGAAAAGTAAAACACGCATATACGGTTTTAATTGAAATCCAGGAAAATTTCAAAGAGCCAGGACTAGACGAAGTTACTCCATGGAGcggaaaaaatccaaaaaattgAGCCACGAGCATCGCATTTTTTAGCGCAAATTGGATATTGTTGTCATCCAGGACGGGGGGTGTATCAGCAGCTTTTACTGTTACTTTCATTGTGTTGAAATAAATGTCTGGTAGAGATTTTAGGTCTCGGCGATggcagaaattaaaataaaatttattacgcATGGTGTCAGTTCCTAACTAACTGTTGCTTTGGACATGTCtaaatattattgtttttgttttgaaatctCATTCAACTATCATTCTCAATAGCTGTATTAACAGTTCTTGATGTGTGATTGATCACACAATAATTTTCGATGACAGGTTTTCACTAATCAAAACATGTTCAAGGCGAAACCTCAGCAACTCACCACTAATAAGAAAACAAATATTGTTGTAATAACAACTCACACATTCACTGAACTAGGTatattttggtaaatattaaatattgatttaaaaaactaagaaattaaaatctgGAAAACTGACGAATAATAGATTTGTTTATCTTTTcactaaacaaataaaaaataattcgttATTGcgtatgtatattttttatttaacgctCTAAAGgtacttcaattttttttaaccatctaaaaataaatctgtaTGTAAGAGGTGACCTCTTACATACAGATTTATTTTTGGGTATGAAAAGAAACTGTTAGTTATTCTTTCTCTTTCtgacaagtaaaaaataagacaTATAACAGAGACATGTTATATTTCATTACCAAACAGGTGTCAATGTTTCGAGAAAATTAAAAGACGACAAGAATGATTTGATTTCAATAATGATATGATATGATTTCCATTTTTATTCTCGTTAtacataaattacatttttctactttgcgtttaTAACAAAGCTATTACAGCACCCAAAAGAGTGCGTTAATAGCTGATTTGAGTGCTGTAATAGACTAGTACAATCTACATTTTCAAGGTTGGTAACTTTCAGTGTCAAATATCAAATGCCAAACATCAAATCACGCTAAACAAACGATATAACAATAACTTCAAATTGAACTTTCAAATGTTCCACGGTAATATTTGTGTTACCAACCACCataaaattccccaaattttaaacctgcgatttttcatttgaaaaaggcgcaaaatataaaaaatagaatatgATTGCATTTTGTAGCACC includes the following:
- the LOC138130275 gene encoding gustatory receptor for sugar taste 64f-like, translating into MLAFSVEHILVQTKNPRCWKKMREEHYTLCKLCSFLDNKLSYIVLVSYGTNLYFILIQLFGSVRQLKSTLRKVYYFISFGFLITRLVSVSFYGSWINEESKKILPLLFSVPSSVYNAEVERFIDQVIKSNLIITGKNFFKITKGLILQIAGAIVTYELVLMQFNAQLLQSNEDFKDNICKPQWNSTVNNN
- the LOC138130276 gene encoding gustatory receptor for sugar taste 64f-like, with the protein product MNQSRAKIEALIASKVKTILVWRNVREEHHRLCRLCFQLDQKISYLVLMSFFGNLYFLLAQLFNTLRPINDILQRMYFVMSLVFLILRLICVSLSAASINDENRNILRQLLSTPSVVYNFEIERLIYQITHKSVGISGKNFFQITRGLILKIAGAIVAYELVLIQFNNYLLQEPENMQHHILDNGSYWLC